From Azospirillum baldaniorum, the proteins below share one genomic window:
- a CDS encoding monovalent cation/H+ antiporter subunit A, whose amino-acid sequence MSDALLLLAATGLPFVGAIVAGMLPTHARNTAAWLAGAIAIIGLGLVWAAYPTVAAGGVIRHSMAWMPSLGLDLTLRMDGFAWLFAGLVFGVGALVVLYARYYMSADDPVPRFFAFLLAFMGSMTGVVLSGNLIQIAFFWELTSLFSFLLIGYWHHTAAARDGARMALTITATGGLCLFAGVLLLGHIVGSYNLDVVLASGDKIREHALYLPTLVLILMGALTKSAQFPFHFWLPHAMAAPTPVSAYLHSATLVKAGVFLMARLWPVLAGTEAWFWIVGSAGLATLLIGAYVAIFQNDLKGLLAYSTISHLGLITLLLGLNSELAMVAAIFHILNHAAFKASLFMAAGIIDHETGTRDLRRLSGLNRFMPFTTRLAMVAAAAMAGVPLMNGFISKEMFFAETLSAQASLPLLLHILPFAAMVASAFAVAYSLRFIHGAFFGPDPVDLPHLPHEPPAWMRLPVEILALACIIIGLLPAATVGPYLNMAAHAALGAATPEYSLAVWHGFNTPLVMSLLALAAGVTLYFLLQPLFRNNIEGPPFISRLEGRRMFERSMVFLSWRLARTLEGLLGTRRLQPQLRLVVCVAILAAGWAVYRRGLGPGNLVPQGIDPVLALIWAIGAACALGAAWQAKFHRLAALILLGGTGLVTCVTFVWFSAPDLALTQLLVEIVTTILLLLGLRWLPKRLPGTGTSEVMRTGRRLRDLAIAITAGLGMAGLAFGVMTRFPPEILAQHFLERAYTEGGGTNVVNVILVDFRGFDTLGEIAVLGVVALTAYALLRRFRPAPDSVDVPEQQRDQSAYDIARPERREGDTVADWLLVPSVIARLLFPVVGMVALFLLLRGHDLPGGGFAAGLMGSIAMILQYMLGGTQWVEARLRVLPLRWMGLGLLLAAGTGLGALLFGRPFLTTYFAYADLPLIGEIPTASALLFDIGVFALVIGATMLTLIALARQSVRGHRAAAPRAPAASAPAAPAPVATTAPTGAPTAATGDD is encoded by the coding sequence ATGTCCGACGCCCTGTTGCTCCTGGCCGCCACCGGCCTTCCGTTCGTCGGCGCGATCGTCGCCGGGATGCTGCCGACGCACGCGCGCAACACCGCGGCGTGGCTGGCCGGTGCGATCGCGATCATCGGGCTGGGGTTGGTGTGGGCCGCCTACCCGACGGTGGCGGCGGGCGGGGTGATCCGCCATTCGATGGCCTGGATGCCGTCGCTCGGCCTCGACCTCACGTTGCGGATGGACGGCTTCGCCTGGCTGTTCGCCGGGCTGGTGTTCGGGGTCGGCGCGCTCGTCGTGCTGTACGCGCGCTATTACATGTCGGCGGACGACCCGGTCCCGCGCTTCTTCGCGTTTTTGCTGGCCTTCATGGGGTCGATGACGGGGGTGGTGCTCTCCGGCAACCTGATCCAGATCGCCTTCTTCTGGGAGCTGACCAGCCTCTTCTCCTTCCTGCTGATCGGCTACTGGCACCACACGGCGGCGGCGCGCGATGGCGCGCGCATGGCGCTGACCATCACCGCGACGGGCGGATTGTGCCTGTTCGCGGGGGTGCTGCTGCTCGGCCACATCGTCGGCAGCTACAACCTCGACGTCGTTCTGGCCTCGGGCGACAAGATCCGCGAGCACGCGCTCTACCTGCCGACGCTGGTCCTCATCCTGATGGGCGCCCTGACCAAGAGCGCGCAGTTCCCCTTCCATTTCTGGCTGCCGCACGCCATGGCGGCACCCACCCCCGTCTCGGCCTATCTGCATTCGGCGACCCTGGTGAAGGCCGGCGTCTTCCTGATGGCCCGGCTGTGGCCGGTGCTGGCGGGGACGGAGGCCTGGTTCTGGATCGTCGGCAGCGCCGGTCTGGCCACCCTGCTGATCGGCGCCTATGTGGCGATCTTCCAGAACGACCTGAAAGGACTTCTGGCCTATTCGACCATCAGCCATCTCGGGCTGATCACGCTGCTGCTCGGGCTCAACAGCGAACTCGCCATGGTCGCGGCGATCTTCCACATCCTCAACCACGCCGCCTTCAAGGCGTCGCTGTTCATGGCCGCCGGCATCATCGACCATGAGACGGGAACCCGCGACCTCCGGCGCCTGTCCGGCCTGAACCGCTTCATGCCCTTCACGACGCGGCTGGCGATGGTGGCCGCCGCCGCCATGGCCGGCGTGCCGCTGATGAACGGCTTCATCTCGAAGGAGATGTTCTTCGCCGAGACGCTGTCGGCCCAGGCGTCGCTGCCGCTGCTGCTCCACATCCTGCCCTTCGCCGCGATGGTGGCGAGCGCCTTTGCCGTGGCCTATTCGTTGCGCTTCATCCACGGCGCCTTCTTCGGCCCCGACCCGGTCGACCTGCCGCACCTGCCGCACGAGCCGCCGGCCTGGATGCGGCTGCCGGTCGAGATCCTGGCGCTGGCCTGCATCATCATCGGGCTGCTGCCCGCGGCCACCGTGGGGCCGTATCTGAACATGGCGGCCCACGCCGCGCTCGGCGCCGCGACGCCGGAGTACAGCCTGGCGGTCTGGCACGGCTTCAACACGCCGCTGGTGATGAGCCTGCTCGCCCTGGCGGCCGGCGTGACGCTCTACTTCCTGCTGCAGCCGCTGTTCCGGAACAACATCGAGGGCCCGCCCTTCATCAGCCGCCTGGAAGGCCGCCGCATGTTCGAGCGGAGCATGGTCTTCCTGTCCTGGCGCCTCGCCCGGACGCTGGAAGGCCTGCTGGGCACCCGGCGCCTGCAGCCCCAGCTGCGGCTGGTCGTCTGCGTCGCCATCCTGGCCGCGGGCTGGGCGGTCTACCGGCGCGGGCTCGGCCCCGGCAATCTGGTGCCGCAGGGCATCGACCCCGTGCTCGCCCTGATCTGGGCGATCGGCGCGGCCTGCGCCCTGGGGGCGGCGTGGCAGGCCAAGTTCCACCGCCTCGCCGCGCTGATCCTGCTCGGCGGCACCGGTCTGGTCACCTGCGTCACCTTCGTCTGGTTCTCCGCCCCCGACCTCGCGCTGACCCAGCTGCTGGTCGAGATCGTCACCACGATCCTGCTGCTGCTCGGCCTGCGCTGGCTGCCTAAGCGGCTTCCCGGCACCGGCACGTCGGAAGTGATGCGGACGGGCCGCCGCCTGCGCGACCTCGCCATCGCCATCACCGCCGGGCTCGGCATGGCCGGGCTGGCCTTCGGCGTGATGACCCGCTTCCCGCCGGAAATCCTCGCGCAGCATTTCCTGGAGCGCGCCTACACCGAGGGCGGTGGCACCAACGTCGTCAACGTGATCCTGGTCGACTTCCGCGGATTCGACACGCTGGGCGAGATCGCCGTGCTGGGCGTGGTGGCGCTGACCGCCTACGCGCTGCTGCGCCGCTTCCGCCCGGCCCCCGACAGCGTGGACGTGCCGGAGCAGCAGCGCGACCAGAGCGCCTACGACATCGCCCGGCCCGAGCGGCGGGAGGGCGACACGGTGGCCGACTGGCTGCTGGTTCCGTCGGTGATCGCGCGTCTGCTGTTCCCGGTGGTCGGCATGGTCGCGCTGTTCCTGCTGCTGCGCGGCCACGACCTGCCCGGCGGCGGCTTCGCCGCGGGGCTGATGGGCTCGATCGCGATGATCCTGCAATACATGCTGGGCGGCACGCAGTGGGTGGAGGCGCGGCTGCGCGTGCTGCCGCTGCGCTGGATGGGCCTCGGGTTGTTGCTGGCCGCCGGCACGGGCCTGGGTGCCCTGCTGTTCGGGCGGCCCTTCCTGACCACCTATTTCGCCTACGCGGACCTGCCGCTCATCGGGGAGATTCCGACGGCGAGCGCTCTGCTGTTCGACATCGGCGTGTTCGCTCTGGTCATCGGCGCCACCATGCTGACCCTGATCGCGCTGGCCCGCCAGTCGGTCCGCGGCCATCGCGCCGCGGCGCCGCGCGCACCGGCGGCGAGCGCCCCCGCGGCGCCCGCTCCGGTCGCGACCACTGCCCCGACCGGCGCCCCGACCGCCGCAACCGGAGACGACTGA
- a CDS encoding PTS sugar transporter subunit IIA has translation MNISDLLSAHNVILDAGPANKETLLDLLATEASSRIGAPKEEILKALQAREHIGSTALGKGVALPHTELRGTENPLVLFARLRKPIDFEARDDEPVDLFFLVLWPTATRKGLLPVMGEICQALRDPQSLRKLRQAETPDAVVQLVRQALPPNAERELDDDDF, from the coding sequence ATGAACATCTCGGACCTCTTGTCCGCACACAACGTCATTCTCGATGCAGGGCCGGCCAACAAGGAAACCCTGCTCGATCTTCTCGCCACCGAGGCGTCCAGCCGCATCGGAGCACCCAAGGAGGAGATTCTCAAGGCCCTGCAGGCGCGCGAGCACATCGGCTCCACGGCGCTGGGCAAGGGTGTGGCGCTTCCCCACACGGAGCTGCGCGGGACGGAAAACCCGCTGGTGCTGTTCGCGCGGCTCCGCAAACCCATCGATTTCGAGGCCCGGGACGACGAGCCGGTGGACCTGTTCTTCCTCGTCCTCTGGCCGACCGCGACCCGCAAGGGCCTGCTGCCCGTCATGGGCGAGATCTGCCAAGCCCTGCGCGACCCGCAATCCCTGCGCAAGCTGCGTCAGGCGGAAACGCCCGACGCGGTGGTGCAGCTCGTCCGGCAGGCGCTTCCCCCCAACGCCGAACGGGAGCTTGACGACGACGATTTCTGA
- a CDS encoding D-2-hydroxyacid dehydrogenase family protein: protein MKIAILDDYQNVARDLAEWHRLPNGSALTVFERPIPAEEVVGTLAPYSVLVIMRERTPFPASLIDALPNLRLLVTTGGRNNAIDLEACKARGITVCGTGMVGTPTAELTWGLILALTKRIPQEERGLRAGRWQAGLTQGLAGKRLGLVGLGKLGTQVARVGQAFGMEVAAWSPNLTDERAAAAGVARLDKRDLFATSDIVSVHLVLGERTRGVVGADDIDAMKPSAFFVNTSRAGLVDGDALLAALHEHRIAGAGLDVFPVEPLPVDSPWLEAPNTVLTPHLGYVTRENYEVFYRDALDDILAWHAGEPVRMLA from the coding sequence ATGAAGATCGCCATCCTCGACGATTACCAGAACGTCGCGCGCGATCTGGCGGAGTGGCATCGCCTGCCCAACGGCAGCGCGCTGACGGTCTTCGAACGGCCGATCCCGGCGGAGGAGGTGGTGGGCACGCTCGCCCCCTACAGCGTCCTGGTGATCATGCGGGAACGCACGCCGTTCCCCGCGTCGCTGATCGACGCGCTGCCGAACCTGCGGCTTCTCGTCACCACGGGCGGGCGCAACAACGCCATCGACCTTGAGGCCTGCAAGGCCCGCGGCATCACCGTCTGCGGGACCGGCATGGTCGGCACCCCGACGGCGGAGCTGACCTGGGGCCTGATCCTGGCGCTGACCAAGCGCATCCCGCAGGAGGAGCGCGGCCTGCGCGCCGGGCGCTGGCAGGCTGGCCTGACGCAGGGGCTGGCCGGCAAGCGTCTCGGCCTCGTCGGGCTGGGCAAGCTGGGCACCCAGGTGGCGCGGGTCGGCCAGGCCTTCGGGATGGAGGTCGCGGCCTGGAGCCCCAACCTGACCGACGAGCGGGCCGCCGCCGCGGGTGTCGCCCGGCTGGACAAGCGCGACCTGTTCGCCACCTCCGACATCGTCAGCGTCCATCTGGTGCTGGGCGAGCGGACGCGCGGCGTGGTCGGGGCGGACGACATCGACGCGATGAAGCCCTCGGCCTTCTTCGTGAACACGTCGCGCGCCGGTCTGGTGGACGGGGACGCCCTGCTGGCGGCCCTGCACGAGCATCGCATCGCGGGCGCCGGGCTGGACGTCTTCCCCGTGGAGCCGCTGCCGGTGGACAGCCCCTGGCTGGAGGCGCCGAACACGGTGCTGACGCCGCATCTGGGCTATGTCACCCGCGAGAATTACGAGGTCTTCTACCGCGACGCGCTGGACGACATCCTCGCCTGGCACGCCGGCGAGCCGGTGCGGATGCTAGCGTAA
- a CDS encoding phosphoribosylaminoimidazolesuccinocarboxamide synthase, protein MVDTAQLAPHLSNVVKDAAIPELPNHYRGKVRENYDLPDGRRVIIATDRLSAFDIILTAIPFKGQVLTQIARYWFEATKDLCPNHVLEYPDPNVVVAKRLTIMPVEIVVRDYLAGTTGTSLWTMYKKGRREMYGHVFPDGLRENQKLPETIITPTTKAFDAGHDEELTAAQIVERGLLTQAQWDEVTEKALALFARGREIAAARGLILVDTKYEFGFDEAGNIILADEIHTPDSSRYWFAASYPERYEAGQRPESFDKDFVRSWVTQRCDPYKDAIPEIPAEVVLEAARIYIEAFETITGQTFQVPTEVTPAVERIRANLAPYFAKP, encoded by the coding sequence ATGGTCGATACCGCTCAGCTTGCTCCGCATCTGTCCAACGTCGTCAAGGACGCCGCCATTCCCGAGCTGCCCAACCACTACCGGGGCAAGGTGCGCGAGAATTACGACCTTCCCGACGGGCGGCGCGTCATCATCGCCACCGACCGGCTGTCGGCCTTCGACATCATCCTGACCGCCATCCCCTTCAAGGGTCAGGTGCTGACCCAGATCGCCCGCTACTGGTTCGAGGCGACGAAGGACCTCTGCCCGAACCACGTCCTGGAATACCCGGACCCCAACGTGGTGGTCGCCAAGCGGCTGACCATCATGCCGGTGGAGATCGTGGTCCGCGACTATCTGGCCGGCACCACCGGCACCTCGCTGTGGACGATGTACAAGAAGGGCCGGCGCGAGATGTACGGCCACGTCTTCCCCGACGGGCTGCGCGAGAACCAGAAGCTGCCGGAAACGATCATCACCCCGACCACCAAGGCGTTCGACGCCGGCCATGACGAGGAGCTGACCGCCGCCCAGATCGTGGAGCGCGGGCTGCTGACCCAGGCCCAGTGGGACGAGGTGACGGAGAAGGCGCTGGCCCTGTTCGCCCGCGGGCGCGAGATCGCGGCGGCGCGCGGCCTGATCCTGGTCGACACCAAGTACGAGTTCGGCTTCGACGAGGCCGGCAACATCATCCTCGCCGACGAGATCCACACGCCGGACAGCAGCCGCTACTGGTTCGCCGCCAGCTATCCGGAGCGGTACGAGGCCGGGCAGCGCCCGGAGAGCTTCGACAAGGACTTCGTGCGCAGCTGGGTGACCCAGCGCTGCGACCCCTACAAGGACGCCATCCCGGAAATCCCGGCGGAGGTCGTGCTGGAGGCCGCCCGCATCTACATCGAGGCGTTCGAGACCATCACCGGCCAGACCTTCCAGGTTCCCACGGAAGTCACGCCGGCGGTGGAGCGCATCCGGGCCAATCTGGCGCCCTATTTCGCGAAGCCGTGA